One Setaria viridis chromosome 3, Setaria_viridis_v4.0, whole genome shotgun sequence DNA window includes the following coding sequences:
- the LOC140222153 gene encoding protein ALP1-like, whose translation MYYESAFMNKTKKVKTGLSGYEWVMTTLSNPTACYDMFRMSRELFWRLHDVLVSSYGLNSSKRMSSIESLAMFLWIIGAPQSLRQAENRFERSIEMVSRKFEQVLDSVFRLSADVIKPRDPHFRTVHPRLRNPRFSPHFDNCIGAIDGTHIPVVVPSSKVLQYVGRHGYSSQNVLAICDFDMRFTFAVAGWPGSVHDMRVFNDAINKYGDKFPHPPQGKFYLVDSGYPNRPGYLAPYKGTKYHLPEFQQGPRPRGKKEVFNYLHSSLRNVIERSFGVLKMKWRMLLDLPSYPLNKQSKIILASMALHNFIRESNMRDQDFDMCDQDEEYMPMPTTAASQASGATNLLGDEDIDMNAFRDAIANALFHNEE comes from the exons ATGTACTACGAATCTGCTTTCATGAACAAAACTAAGAAGGTGAAAACTGGTCTTTCTGGATATGAGTGGGTCATGACAACACTTAGCAATCCAACAGCTTGCTACGACATGTTTAGAATGAGTAGGGAACTTTTTTGGCGGCTGCATGATGTGTTGGTGTCATCATATGGACTGAACTCATCAAAAAGGATGAGCTCCATTGAGTCATTGGCTATGTTCTTGTGGATCATTGGAGCACCACAATCATTGAGACAAGCTGAAAATCGTTTTGAGAGGTCGATTGAGATGGTTAGTAGGAAATTTGAACAAGTCTTGGATAGTGTATTTAGGCTCTCAGCTGATGTTATAAAACCTAGAGATCCTCATTTTAGAACAGTCCATCCTAGATTGCGGAATCCTCGGTTCTCACCTCACTTTGACAATTGCATTGGGGCAATAGACGGAACGCACATCCCGGTTGTTGTTCCATCGTCAAAAGTGCTTCAATATGTTGGTCGACATGGTTACTCGAGTCAAAACGTATTGgctatttgtgacttcgacatgagatTCACGTTTGCGGTTGCGGGATGGCCGGGGTCTGTACATGACATGAGGGTTTTCAACGACGCAATAAACAAATATGGTGATAAGTTCCCTCATCCGCCACAAG ggaaatTTTATCTTGTGGATTCGGGGTACCCTAATCGACCGGGTTATCTTGCACCTTATAAGGGAACGAAGTATCATTTGCCGGAATTTCAACAAGGTCCAAgaccaagaggtaaaaaagaggTATTCAATTATTTGCACTCATCCCTGCGCAATGTCATTGAGCGGTCATTTGGAGTATTGAAGATGAAATGGCGGATGTTGTTAGACTTGCCGAGTTATCCATTGaataagcaaagcaaaataatcCTTGCTTCGATGGCTCTACATAATTTCATTCGAGAAAGTAATATGAGGGATCAAGACTTTGATATGTGTGACCAAGATGAGGAGTACATGCCAATGCCGACGACAGCTGCTTCTCAAGCAAGTGGTGCTACGAACCTTTTAGGTGACGAGGATATCGACATGAATGCGTTTCGAGATGCTATAGCAAATGCTTTGTTTCATAATGAAGAGTAA